A genomic segment from Triticum dicoccoides isolate Atlit2015 ecotype Zavitan chromosome 1A, WEW_v2.0, whole genome shotgun sequence encodes:
- the LOC119278905 gene encoding uncharacterized protein LOC119278905, translated as MLHVVGNLLYPDDSNNWEDKTVLVAVDMEGKVWKTISVPRGQSYGTVGCSQGCLHYAAISPAPLTVGDDDDDGSLNMAEEVAIWRLEDYDTQQWALKHSFRIDNVLNLNEVEYRMVGFHPDRDTFFFVSKGIFEGEAWDAASLLTWDMRRRQLSSVLHLEKSSVGPYLPYVPLFSSEPLADAGGH; from the coding sequence ATGCTGCACGTTGTCGGAAACCTACTGTATCCGGACGACAGCAACAATTGGGAAGACAAGACTGTGCTGGTGGCTGTGGACATGGAAGGCAAGGTGTGGAAGACCATCTCCGTGCCACGCGGCCAGAGCTATGGTACAGTTGGGTGCTCACAGGGGTGCCTGCACTATGCTGCTATATCTCCAGCTCCTCTCACCGTCGGGGATGACGACGATGATGGTTCACTCAACATGGCTGAAGAGGTAGCGATATGGCGCCTTGAGGATTATGACACCCAGCAATGGGCCCTGAAGCACAGTTTCAGGATCGATAATGTGCTGAACCTAAATGAGGTGGAGTACCGGATGGTTGGGTTCCATCCCGATCGCGACACCTTCTTCTTTGTCAGCAAGGGTATTTTTGAGGGCGAAGCATGGGATGCGGCTTCATTGCTGACATGGGACATGCGACGTCGCCAACTCTCTAGTGTCCTTCATCTCGAGAAAAGCAGTGTAGGGCCGTATCTGCCTTATGTTCCTCTCTTCTCATCAGAGCCACTAGCAGATGCAGGTGGGCACTAA